The Syngnathus typhle isolate RoL2023-S1 ecotype Sweden linkage group LG6, RoL_Styp_1.0, whole genome shotgun sequence genome has a window encoding:
- the LOC133155890 gene encoding transmembrane 4 L6 family member 5-like isoform X3, whose amino-acid sequence MCVSRCLRCVGVALVALATVCAVANVLLLLPELKVHFLLEGHVTREASWATGLWSSGLLVVLGARAFLQSSHTAGCCAFRTQMLRQALYSCACLLSSAFCCLVSFTGLVQGPHCLYNTTSGPAWGVPLQPTADRDAGYLYNRSLWSGVCLEPKSVVQWNVILFSILGGASGLQALLCAANVINTLLGVVLGRGVGNNKVGPVSV is encoded by the exons ATGTGTGTGTCCAGGTGTCTGCGCTGCGTAGGCGTGGCTCTGGTTGCCTTGGCGACCGTGTGCGCTGTGGCCAACGTCCTGCTGCTGCTACCTGAGCTGAAGGTCCACTTCCTGTTGGAAGGTCACGTGACCAGAGAGGCCTCCTGGGCCACGGGACTGTGGAGCTCCGGACTCTTG GTTGTGCTTGGTGCTCGAGCTTTTTTGCAGAGCAGCCACACAGCGGGATGCTGTGCCTTCAGGACACAG ATGTTGCGTCAGGCCTTGTACTCGTGTGCATGTCTGCTGTCTTCTGCTTTCTGTTGTCTGGTTAGCTTCACAGGGCTGGTCCAAGGTCCTCATTGTCTCTACAACACTACAAGTGGACCAGCCTGGGGTGTGCCACTTCAACCCACCGCTGACAg GGATGCCGGATACCTATACAACAGAAGTCTGTGGTCAGGTGTATGTTTGGAGCCCAAGAGTGTGGTCCAGTGGAATGTAATTCTCTTTAGCATACTAGGGGGCGCTAGTGGGCTGCAGGCCCTCCTCTGCGCCGCCAACGTCATCAATACCTTGCTGGGTGTCGTCTTGGGACGCGGTGTGGGTAACAATAAG GTGGGCCCCGTTTCAGTGTGA
- the LOC133155897 gene encoding protein phosphatase 1 regulatory subunit 14A-like, giving the protein MAANRVGRRVNKVCNQQSPNRARGSSGGGGGREPGGHSLQRRQARVTVKYNRKELQRRLDVEKWIDCGLDELYRGREEDMPEEVNIDDLLDLKTDAERTHRLQEILHSCNNNTEVFIADLVAKLHGLQKQEELHNDGIDLPQLHIYPARPGSADREVLH; this is encoded by the exons ATGGCGGCGAACCGGGTCGGGCGGCGGGTCAACAAGGTGTGCAACCAGCAGTCACCCAACCGAGCccgcggcagcagcggcggcggcggcgggcgtgaACCGGGCGGCCACAGCCTGCAGCGGCGCCAGGCCCGAGTCACCGTCAAATACAACCGCAAGGAGCTCCAGAGGAGGCTGGACGTGGAGAAGTGGATCGACTGCGGCCTGGACGAGCTCTACAGGGGCCGG gaGGAGGACATGCCTGAAGAGGTAAACATCGACGATCTTCTCGACCTGAAGACTGACGCTGAGAGGACACACCGACTGCAG GAGATTCTTCACTCGTGCAACAACAACACTGAA GTGTTCATCGCCGATTTGGTGGCCAAACTTCACGGCCTCCAAAAGCAGGAAGAGTTGCACAACGACGGCATCGACCTACCACAGCTCCACATCTACCCCGCCCGCCCCGGATCGGCCGACAGGGAGGTGCTGCATTGA
- the LOC133155890 gene encoding transmembrane 4 L6 family member 5-like isoform X1 translates to MEVFPPVLFMTAEHFLFPYKETGLFLHPYKDVHVGACPNIYISGSSSDPLRRGHPSNDPEMCVSRCLRCVGVALVALATVCAVANVLLLLPELKVHFLLEGHVTREASWATGLWSSGLLVVLGARAFLQSSHTAGCCAFRTQMLRQALYSCACLLSSAFCCLVSFTGLVQGPHCLYNTTSGPAWGVPLQPTADRDAGYLYNRSLWSGVCLEPKSVVQWNVILFSILGGASGLQALLCAANVINTLLGVVLGRGVGNNKVGPVSV, encoded by the exons ATGGAAGTGTTTCCTCCTGTGTTATTTATGACCGCCGaacacttcctgtttccttaTAAGGAAACCGGACTTTTCCTGCATCCTTATAAGGATGTTCATGTGGGCGCGTGTCCTAATATATACATCTCAGGTTCCTCCTCCGATCCACTCCGACGTGGACATCCATCAAATG ATCCTGAGATGTGTGTGTCCAGGTGTCTGCGCTGCGTAGGCGTGGCTCTGGTTGCCTTGGCGACCGTGTGCGCTGTGGCCAACGTCCTGCTGCTGCTACCTGAGCTGAAGGTCCACTTCCTGTTGGAAGGTCACGTGACCAGAGAGGCCTCCTGGGCCACGGGACTGTGGAGCTCCGGACTCTTG GTTGTGCTTGGTGCTCGAGCTTTTTTGCAGAGCAGCCACACAGCGGGATGCTGTGCCTTCAGGACACAG ATGTTGCGTCAGGCCTTGTACTCGTGTGCATGTCTGCTGTCTTCTGCTTTCTGTTGTCTGGTTAGCTTCACAGGGCTGGTCCAAGGTCCTCATTGTCTCTACAACACTACAAGTGGACCAGCCTGGGGTGTGCCACTTCAACCCACCGCTGACAg GGATGCCGGATACCTATACAACAGAAGTCTGTGGTCAGGTGTATGTTTGGAGCCCAAGAGTGTGGTCCAGTGGAATGTAATTCTCTTTAGCATACTAGGGGGCGCTAGTGGGCTGCAGGCCCTCCTCTGCGCCGCCAACGTCATCAATACCTTGCTGGGTGTCGTCTTGGGACGCGGTGTGGGTAACAATAAG GTGGGCCCCGTTTCAGTGTGA
- the LOC133155890 gene encoding transmembrane 4 L6 family member 5-like isoform X2 — MEDQIISQCKLKQQTSSSSDPLRRGHPSNDPEMCVSRCLRCVGVALVALATVCAVANVLLLLPELKVHFLLEGHVTREASWATGLWSSGLLVVLGARAFLQSSHTAGCCAFRTQMLRQALYSCACLLSSAFCCLVSFTGLVQGPHCLYNTTSGPAWGVPLQPTADRDAGYLYNRSLWSGVCLEPKSVVQWNVILFSILGGASGLQALLCAANVINTLLGVVLGRGVGNNKVGPVSV; from the exons GTTCCTCCTCCGATCCACTCCGACGTGGACATCCATCAAATG ATCCTGAGATGTGTGTGTCCAGGTGTCTGCGCTGCGTAGGCGTGGCTCTGGTTGCCTTGGCGACCGTGTGCGCTGTGGCCAACGTCCTGCTGCTGCTACCTGAGCTGAAGGTCCACTTCCTGTTGGAAGGTCACGTGACCAGAGAGGCCTCCTGGGCCACGGGACTGTGGAGCTCCGGACTCTTG GTTGTGCTTGGTGCTCGAGCTTTTTTGCAGAGCAGCCACACAGCGGGATGCTGTGCCTTCAGGACACAG ATGTTGCGTCAGGCCTTGTACTCGTGTGCATGTCTGCTGTCTTCTGCTTTCTGTTGTCTGGTTAGCTTCACAGGGCTGGTCCAAGGTCCTCATTGTCTCTACAACACTACAAGTGGACCAGCCTGGGGTGTGCCACTTCAACCCACCGCTGACAg GGATGCCGGATACCTATACAACAGAAGTCTGTGGTCAGGTGTATGTTTGGAGCCCAAGAGTGTGGTCCAGTGGAATGTAATTCTCTTTAGCATACTAGGGGGCGCTAGTGGGCTGCAGGCCCTCCTCTGCGCCGCCAACGTCATCAATACCTTGCTGGGTGTCGTCTTGGGACGCGGTGTGGGTAACAATAAG GTGGGCCCCGTTTCAGTGTGA
- the spint2 gene encoding kunitz-type protease inhibitor 2: MTRACLRHVLNFLSIGLVLSCGWKPLPDDVWQVPSFEAGAKQVAEFDISDPEACRQRCCSQPLCSVALLGYPMDTTAKCILMGCIGGCQLESSSQFEVVGVKQPPIAVPLDGNSPPVRNERLAEPSTNTTIACHQPMKVGSCRAAFPKFYYDIANQTCRSFTYGGCEANGNNFDSLEDCEATCNGVTGSVLPDESAATTSDDSVKSVRMAQIPSLNALTYEDDDDDVKDKVISAEEYSERCEAEPMVGPCRAAFRHWYYDSLQGQCKAFIYGGCKGNKNNYRTQKSCLDACLVSVVPAPKKLLSPDSSSDIEEECLASPDSGPCRAAFPKFYYDPSTDSCQSFIYGGCLGNKNRYSSAEDCQSRCSGAADGFLAGREKSRSRWTTTFFVLLTLAAICTLLVSALVVTVLRRLRVSRRASIVSDKEELLPDVRSSFESLNVPTLPTVRKA, from the exons ATGACCCGTGCGTGCCTAAGACATGTTTTGAATTTTCTCAGCATAGGCCTGGTTCTTTCTTGCGGCTGGAAGCCTTTACCGGACGATGTTTGGCAAGTCCCGTCCTTCGAAGCCGGAGCTAAACAGGTAGCCGAGTTCGATATCTCCGACCCGGAAGCCTGCCGGCAAAGATGTTGCTCGCAACCCCTTTGCTCCGTGGCTCTTCTGGGCTACCCGATGGACACCACGGCCAAGTGCATCCTGATGGGGTGCATAGGCGGGTGTCAGCTGGAGTCCAGCTCTCAGTTTGAGGTGGTCGGAGTGAAGCAGCCGCCGATTGCCGTGCCACTTGATGGGAACTCGCCACCTGTCAGGAATGAAAGGCTTGCCGAGCCCTCCACAAATACCACAA TTGCCTGTCACCAGCCCATGAAAGTGGGCTCGTGTCGCGCTGCCTTCCCCAAATTCTACTACGACATCGCCAACCAGACGTGCCGCAGCTTTACGTATGGCGGCTGCGAAGCCAACGGCAACAACTTCGACAGCCTCGAGGACTGCGAGGCCACTTGTAATGGAGTCACAG GATCCGTTCTTCCCGACGAGTCGGCGGCGACGACCTCTGACGATTCGGTGAAATCAGTTCGAATGGCTCAGATCCCTTCTCTAA ATGCCCTGACGtacgaagatgatgatgatgatgtcaaagATAAAG TGATCTCTGCTGAAGAATATTCTG AGCGTTGCGAGGCGGAGCCGATGGTGGGTCCGTGCAGAGCTGCATTCCGCCACTGGTACTACGACAGCCTGCAAGGGCAGTGCAAGGCTTTCATTTACGGAGGCTGCAAAGGCAACAAGAACAACTACAGGACCCAGAAGAGCTGCTTGGATGCGTGCCTCG TGAGTGTTGTCCCCGCCCCCAAGAAGCTTTTGTCACCTGACTCATCCTCAG ataTAGAAGAGGAATGCTTGGCGTCTCCCGACTCGGGTCCTTGCCGCGCCGCCTTCCCCAAGTTCTACTACGACCCGTCCACCgacagctgtcaatcatttatCTACGGAGGTTGCCTTGGCAATAAAAACCGCTACAGCAGCGCTGAGGATTGTCAGAGCCGATGCAGTGGCGCCGCAGATG GTTTCTTGGCAGGTCGGGAAAAATCACGCAGTCGCTGGACCACAA CATTTTTTGTTCTCTTGACTCTGGCGGCCATTTGCACTTTGCTGGTGTCCGCCCTGGTGGTGACCGTGCTGAGACGTCTGCGCGTGAGCCGCAGAGCCTCTATCGTCAG TGACAAGGAGGAACTGCTTCCAGATGTGCGTTCGTCTTTCGAGTCTCTGAACGTCCCGACCTTGCCAACCGTTCGCAAAGCCTGA